In one window of Venenivibrio stagnispumantis DNA:
- a CDS encoding metal ABC transporter substrate-binding protein, whose translation MVRYLFLLFLLFNFSFGKEINVVTTIKPLADIVKAVGKEKVKVNYIIPPSVNYHLYEYKSSDMKAIYNADLFVFIGAGEPNIDKIEKNVKNKMKIISLKGLYLLKERDEHEDEIHPAVWLDPLNAKVIAKNVYQYLSSKDIQNKGFYLKNYQEFEKNIDDVVNYGNGKFKDLKNKYFVSYHYEFPYFVNRFGLIYLAEIEMGHGREPTPKHILNVISLMKKYNVKTVFTSKQFYNPKTADIVLKQTGAKVIFLDSQGETGDYISMMRFNIDKVYEGLKGEK comes from the coding sequence ATGGTTAGGTATTTATTTTTATTATTCTTGTTATTTAATTTTTCTTTTGGAAAGGAGATTAATGTTGTTACTACTATAAAGCCTTTGGCTGATATTGTGAAAGCTGTTGGGAAGGAAAAAGTTAAAGTAAATTATATTATTCCTCCTTCTGTAAATTATCATCTTTATGAATATAAAAGTTCTGATATGAAAGCTATATATAATGCTGATTTGTTTGTTTTTATAGGAGCCGGAGAGCCAAATATTGATAAAATTGAGAAAAATGTAAAAAATAAAATGAAAATAATATCTTTAAAAGGATTGTATTTGCTAAAAGAAAGAGATGAGCATGAAGATGAAATCCATCCGGCAGTTTGGCTTGACCCTTTAAATGCAAAAGTAATTGCAAAAAATGTATATCAGTATCTATCTTCAAAAGATATTCAAAATAAAGGTTTTTATCTTAAAAATTATCAAGAGTTTGAAAAAAATATAGATGATGTTGTAAATTATGGCAATGGAAAATTTAAAGATTTGAAAAATAAATATTTTGTTTCTTACCATTATGAATTTCCTTATTTTGTAAATAGATTTGGATTGATATATTTAGCAGAAATAGAAATGGGACACGGTAGGGAGCCAACACCTAAGCATATTCTAAATGTAATATCTTTGATGAAAAAATATAATGTAAAAACAGTATTTACATCTAAGCAGTTTTATAATCCTAAGACTGCTGATATTGTGTTAAAACAAACCGGAGCAAAAGTTATATTTTTAGATTCTCAAGGTGAAACCGGAGATTATATCTCAATGATGAGATTTAATATTGATAAAGTTTACGAAGGTTTGAAAGGCGAGAAGTGA